A DNA window from Aestuariispira ectoiniformans contains the following coding sequences:
- a CDS encoding RT0821/Lpp0805 family surface protein: protein MKKLPAIALTVTLGFAVPLAGCTSDYGPKQTVGGLSGAVLGGLLGAQFGSGSGQLAMTGIGVLVGSLMGSNIGKSMDELDRIKADQATHKAHVADIGETITWNNPESGHYGSITPTRDGVATNGQYCREYRQTIHVGDDMADGYGIACQQPDGSWKLVSQSQ, encoded by the coding sequence ATGAAAAAACTCCCTGCAATTGCCCTTACAGTCACACTCGGTTTTGCGGTACCGCTTGCCGGTTGCACGTCGGACTATGGCCCCAAGCAGACCGTGGGCGGTTTGTCGGGCGCCGTGCTCGGCGGGCTGCTCGGCGCACAGTTCGGCAGCGGCAGCGGCCAACTCGCGATGACCGGCATCGGCGTTCTTGTCGGCTCCCTGATGGGCAGCAACATCGGTAAATCCATGGACGAGCTGGACCGTATCAAAGCCGATCAGGCCACGCATAAGGCCCATGTTGCCGACATTGGTGAAACCATCACCTGGAACAACCCCGAAAGCGGACATTACGGCTCCATCACGCCAACGCGTGATGGCGTGGCGACCAACGGTCAATACTGCCGCGAATATCGCCAGACAATACACGTCGGGGACGACATGGCCGATGGATATGGCATTGCCTGTCAGCAGCCGGATGGGTCCTGGAAACTGGTCTCTCAAAGTCAGTGA
- a CDS encoding efflux RND transporter periplasmic adaptor subunit — translation MATKTIRNTIGAGLVTGLAAFLVYAFLPQPVPVDMAEIDRAPLTVTIDDEGKTRVRDVYRLSAPVSGRVLRIEADVGDKVIANDTILAHLLPTEPNFLDARALKEAEAKIRAAEAAVELARAEVAKSAAEVDFAAAELTRAKRLARNDTVSQSALDRAQLQARSSRAALASAKAEVTRREAELETARAVLVGPATPATVEAGNQTGVLSLRMPVSGEVLAVLQESESVVTAGTPLVEVGDPRDLEVVVDLLSDNAVKVSAGDKVLVDEWGGGASLSGVVRRVEPTGFTKVSALGIDEQRVNVIIDPVPGEAGWERLGHNYRVVVRIVIWHGDDVLRVPLSALFRLDREWAVFKVVDGHAEATPVKIGHRNTSHAEVLSGLKEGDQIVLYPGEEVEDGSPVEPRSARN, via the coding sequence ATGGCAACCAAGACCATCCGCAACACGATCGGCGCGGGCCTTGTAACGGGGCTTGCTGCCTTTCTGGTCTATGCCTTCCTGCCCCAGCCCGTCCCCGTCGATATGGCAGAAATCGACAGGGCGCCTCTGACAGTCACCATCGACGACGAGGGCAAGACGCGCGTCCGCGACGTCTATCGCCTGTCGGCCCCGGTATCCGGCCGCGTCCTGCGCATCGAGGCCGATGTGGGTGACAAAGTCATCGCCAATGACACAATCCTGGCGCATCTTCTGCCAACCGAACCCAATTTTCTGGACGCCCGCGCCCTCAAGGAAGCAGAAGCAAAGATACGCGCGGCGGAAGCCGCCGTTGAACTGGCCCGTGCAGAAGTCGCCAAATCCGCCGCCGAAGTGGATTTCGCCGCTGCGGAACTGACACGGGCCAAACGCCTCGCACGCAACGATACAGTCTCACAATCCGCCTTGGACCGGGCACAGCTACAGGCCCGCTCCTCCCGTGCGGCACTTGCCAGCGCAAAGGCAGAGGTTACCCGCCGCGAGGCGGAGCTGGAAACGGCCCGCGCGGTTCTCGTCGGCCCGGCGACGCCTGCCACTGTTGAGGCCGGAAACCAGACCGGCGTGCTGTCCCTGCGCATGCCGGTCAGCGGGGAAGTCCTGGCCGTGTTACAGGAAAGCGAATCCGTTGTGACGGCCGGAACCCCGTTGGTGGAGGTCGGCGACCCGCGGGACCTGGAGGTGGTTGTCGACCTGCTGTCCGATAATGCAGTAAAGGTCAGCGCGGGCGACAAGGTTCTGGTGGACGAATGGGGCGGCGGTGCTTCGCTTTCCGGCGTGGTCCGCCGCGTGGAACCGACGGGTTTCACCAAGGTCTCCGCCCTCGGCATTGATGAACAGCGGGTCAATGTCATCATTGATCCGGTCCCCGGTGAGGCCGGATGGGAACGGCTGGGCCATAACTACCGGGTGGTGGTCCGCATCGTCATATGGCACGGCGACGACGTTCTGCGTGTGCCGCTATCCGCGCTGTTCCGCCTGGACCGTGAATGGGCTGTCTTCAAGGTGGTCGACGGGCATGCCGAAGCCACCCCCGTTAAAATCGGCCACCGCAACACAAGCCATGCCGAAGTCCTTTCCGGGCTCAAGGAAGGCGACCAGATCGTCCTTTATCCGGGAGAGGAAGTGGAAGACGGCAGCCCGGTGGAACCCCGCAGCGCCCGCAATTAG
- a CDS encoding F0F1 ATP synthase subunit epsilon: MRLLVSTPLDVIVDTDDACHIRAEDTSGAFGILPGHADFLTTLTVSVITWQDSHGQDHHIAVRRGILSIHDGNLVKVATRDAVGEESLKRLGKAVLERFREEVAAEDEARTSATRLHLATIRQLQRYLTSRSQAVPQPRPPMYWETAGEAEQ, encoded by the coding sequence ATGAGGTTGCTGGTCTCAACGCCCCTGGACGTAATTGTGGACACCGACGACGCCTGTCATATCCGGGCGGAGGACACTTCCGGTGCTTTCGGCATATTACCAGGCCATGCAGATTTCCTCACAACCCTGACAGTCTCGGTCATTACCTGGCAGGACAGCCACGGACAGGACCACCATATCGCGGTACGGCGAGGGATTTTGAGCATCCACGACGGCAATCTGGTAAAGGTTGCCACCCGCGATGCCGTTGGCGAGGAAAGTCTCAAGCGCCTGGGCAAGGCCGTGTTGGAACGCTTCCGGGAAGAAGTAGCCGCCGAAGACGAGGCGCGCACCTCCGCCACCCGCCTGCATCTTGCAACAATCCGGCAGTTGCAGCGCTACCTGACCTCGCGCAGCCAGGCCGTACCGCAACCCCGTCCGCCCATGTATTGGGAAACAGCGGGAGAGGCGGAACAATGA
- a CDS encoding Lpp/OprI family alanine-zipper lipoprotein: MLKTMTRLPLWGALALALTLGACASQQKEDSMMSSDSSMETANMAQDTAKSAEKKASDAMMASDEAMRQIKELRAEVDRLNEKMDRMFQKSMMK, encoded by the coding sequence ATGCTTAAAACGATGACCCGGTTGCCTCTATGGGGCGCGCTTGCTTTGGCGTTGACCCTGGGGGCCTGTGCTTCCCAGCAAAAAGAAGACTCCATGATGTCATCCGATTCCAGCATGGAAACGGCCAACATGGCCCAGGACACGGCAAAGTCTGCGGAGAAGAAAGCATCCGATGCCATGATGGCAAGCGATGAAGCCATGCGCCAGATCAAGGAGTTGCGAGCGGAAGTCGACCGCCTCAACGAAAAGATGGACCGTATGTTCCAGAAGTCGATGATGAAATAG
- a CDS encoding ABC transporter permease codes for MMRFLAILDRKILRRLWQLRGQVVAIALVIACGVAVFVMMRGAVHTLDLTRNAYYERYRFADLFVPMTRAPNYLADQAALLDGVATAESRIHGSLLVDLPDGGLPGLSGTVLSVPVHSRPALNDLYLTSGRWPDPDRTDDAILLQGFALAHNLRPGDYLSVTMKGKRRDLHIVGLALSPEFVYPIPPGELVPDNSRFAVVWMGRKALENAYGLEGAFNELVVDLSWHANEDSVVTALDNLFADYGGQKTIRRKDQISNRFLSNEIDQLKLLSRIVPLIFLAVASFLLNVAIMRMVQAERVQIGLLKAVGYSNLNLLLHYLKTALGIVALGVFIGWFAGTWMGRGLAEMYADFFTFPLLIFKPGLFPYVTSALVSSLAGILGVLAALIRVVRLRPAEAMHPAPPTDYQRMNGSLTGMLSRGVDQPTRMILRHLGRWPLRAAIACLGIGLAMGIRVASQSSWDSIDHVMAVTYGHLTRQDLTVTFVDPQGSRILYELRTIPGVVAAEPYRVASTRIAHGAIERQEGIIGVMEYSDLSRLMNGREEIVQPPPDGIVLSDALANDLNAKPGDLLTVSITEGKRVTATLPVTSVSTAYFGAPAFMELSALDRLMEEGPRVSGAYLAVDRGRRDEIVDKLADMPTVATVTIQQAARNSLQEQMDEFLGTMTFFNTVFASLIAIGVVYNSIRVTLAERGREIASLRVLGFTKGEVSYILLGEVALLAFAALPLGAAIGYGLAWFIMTSLSSDLFTMPTVISVVTYGIGALTITIAVILSGAWAIRAIGTLDLIAVLKTRE; via the coding sequence ATGATGCGCTTTCTTGCCATATTGGACCGGAAAATTCTGCGGCGGCTGTGGCAGCTTCGCGGTCAGGTCGTCGCCATTGCCCTGGTGATCGCCTGCGGGGTTGCTGTTTTTGTCATGATGCGCGGGGCGGTCCACACCCTGGACCTCACCCGCAATGCCTATTACGAACGCTATCGCTTTGCGGATCTCTTCGTGCCGATGACCCGCGCACCAAATTATCTCGCCGACCAGGCGGCACTGCTCGACGGTGTTGCTACGGCGGAAAGCCGCATTCATGGCAGCCTGCTGGTGGACCTGCCGGACGGGGGCCTGCCCGGCCTGTCCGGCACCGTGCTTTCCGTCCCGGTCCACAGCCGCCCCGCCCTGAACGACCTTTACCTGACCAGTGGGCGCTGGCCCGACCCGGACCGTACCGATGACGCCATCCTGCTGCAGGGTTTCGCCCTGGCCCATAACCTGAGACCCGGAGATTACCTGTCCGTCACCATGAAGGGTAAGCGCCGGGATCTGCATATTGTCGGCCTCGCCCTGTCTCCGGAATTTGTCTATCCTATTCCGCCGGGCGAACTGGTCCCCGACAACAGCCGCTTTGCGGTGGTCTGGATGGGCAGGAAGGCGTTGGAAAACGCCTATGGCCTCGAGGGGGCATTTAACGAACTTGTCGTCGATCTGTCCTGGCATGCCAATGAAGACTCCGTCGTCACCGCCCTCGACAATCTGTTTGCCGACTATGGTGGTCAGAAAACCATCCGACGCAAAGACCAGATATCGAACCGTTTCCTCAGTAATGAAATCGACCAGCTAAAGCTGCTATCGCGCATTGTTCCCCTGATTTTCCTCGCCGTGGCGTCTTTCCTGTTGAATGTGGCGATCATGCGTATGGTCCAAGCCGAACGCGTACAGATAGGCCTTCTCAAGGCGGTCGGTTACAGCAATCTGAACCTGCTTCTCCACTATCTGAAAACAGCCCTGGGCATTGTGGCGCTTGGTGTTTTCATCGGCTGGTTTGCGGGCACCTGGATGGGGCGCGGGCTTGCAGAGATGTATGCCGATTTCTTCACATTCCCGCTTTTGATCTTCAAGCCCGGCCTGTTCCCCTATGTCACCTCCGCACTGGTCAGCTCGCTGGCCGGTATATTGGGTGTCCTGGCCGCATTGATACGCGTCGTACGCCTGCGCCCGGCAGAGGCCATGCATCCCGCCCCGCCGACCGATTACCAACGCATGAACGGAAGCCTTACCGGGATGCTCAGCCGTGGCGTCGACCAGCCGACCCGCATGATTTTACGTCACCTGGGCAGATGGCCGTTACGGGCAGCCATCGCCTGCCTTGGTATCGGTCTGGCCATGGGAATTCGGGTTGCCTCCCAATCAAGCTGGGATTCCATCGACCATGTCATGGCCGTGACCTATGGCCATCTGACACGACAGGACCTGACGGTTACTTTCGTCGATCCGCAAGGGTCCCGTATCCTGTATGAACTGCGTACGATCCCCGGTGTTGTCGCGGCAGAGCCTTACCGGGTTGCCTCCACGCGCATCGCCCATGGCGCGATTGAACGGCAGGAAGGCATCATCGGGGTCATGGAATATTCCGATCTCAGCAGGTTGATGAATGGCCGGGAAGAGATTGTCCAGCCACCGCCGGACGGTATCGTCCTGTCCGACGCCCTGGCGAATGACCTGAACGCCAAGCCGGGAGACCTGCTCACGGTTTCCATAACCGAAGGCAAACGGGTAACCGCCACCCTGCCCGTTACCTCCGTCAGCACCGCCTATTTCGGCGCGCCCGCCTTCATGGAGCTTTCCGCCCTGGACCGGTTGATGGAGGAAGGCCCGCGTGTTTCAGGGGCCTATCTGGCGGTCGACCGTGGCCGCCGTGATGAAATCGTGGACAAACTGGCGGATATGCCGACGGTCGCCACCGTCACCATACAACAGGCCGCCCGCAATTCCCTTCAGGAACAGATGGACGAATTCCTGGGCACGATGACCTTTTTCAACACCGTCTTTGCCAGCCTGATTGCAATCGGTGTCGTCTATAACAGTATCCGCGTCACCCTGGCCGAACGGGGGCGTGAAATTGCCAGCCTTCGGGTGCTGGGCTTCACGAAGGGTGAGGTCAGCTACATCCTGCTGGGCGAAGTCGCGTTGCTTGCCTTTGCCGCCCTGCCGTTGGGGGCTGCCATTGGGTACGGACTGGCCTGGTTCATCATGACATCGTTAAGCTCTGACCTTTTCACCATGCCCACGGTAATCAGCGTCGTCACATACGGCATTGGTGCATTAACCATAACAATTGCGGTTATTCTGTCCGGTGCCTGGGCCATTCGCGCCATAGGCACACTGGATCTGATCGCCGTACTCAAGACACGGGAATGA
- a CDS encoding L,D-transpeptidase family protein, whose translation MSLFLKPSDDVPALKQGLSRRRLLQALLVGGLLAPSPARAQVRDDIIGTLRRHTAVDTDTFVDLARRFDLGYTEMVAANPDIDPWLPEAGSIVLLPTAHILPHARRQGIVVNLAQQRLFYFTGNDASPVITYPVGIGRQAHETLLGRTHVVLKRQAPTWIPPDSIREEKPWLPRAIGPGPDNPLGDYALSLGWAGYVIHGTNRPYSIGRRVSHGCIRLYPEDIENLFKAVDVGTSVEVVNQPVLVGWSEGRLYLEAHPTQEQADELALGGKMTPEKADDIAVLLADAVAGQASRIDWNKVDETIRQRRGVPVPVLRG comes from the coding sequence ATGAGTTTGTTCCTAAAGCCATCGGACGACGTGCCGGCGTTGAAGCAGGGGCTGAGCAGAAGGCGGCTTCTTCAGGCTCTTCTGGTCGGTGGTCTATTGGCCCCATCGCCTGCCAGGGCGCAAGTGAGGGACGACATTATAGGGACATTGCGACGGCATACCGCCGTTGACACCGATACCTTTGTCGACCTCGCACGCAGGTTTGATCTGGGTTACACGGAGATGGTTGCGGCAAATCCCGACATTGACCCCTGGCTGCCGGAGGCGGGCAGTATCGTCCTGTTGCCGACTGCCCATATTCTGCCACATGCACGCAGACAGGGGATCGTCGTCAATCTGGCACAGCAACGCCTGTTTTATTTCACGGGGAATGACGCAAGCCCGGTGATCACCTATCCCGTTGGAATTGGCAGGCAGGCGCATGAGACCCTGCTGGGGAGAACGCACGTCGTTTTAAAGCGTCAGGCCCCCACTTGGATACCACCTGATTCAATACGTGAAGAAAAACCCTGGCTGCCCAGGGCAATCGGACCCGGCCCGGACAATCCACTGGGTGATTATGCCCTCAGTCTGGGGTGGGCGGGGTATGTGATCCATGGCACGAACCGGCCCTACAGCATTGGCCGACGGGTCAGCCATGGCTGTATCCGCCTCTATCCGGAAGATATTGAAAACCTGTTCAAGGCTGTTGATGTTGGCACATCTGTTGAGGTCGTCAACCAACCCGTTCTTGTCGGCTGGTCAGAGGGCAGGCTCTATCTCGAAGCTCACCCGACACAGGAACAGGCAGATGAACTGGCGCTGGGCGGCAAAATGACACCGGAAAAGGCAGACGATATCGCGGTCCTTCTTGCCGACGCGGTTGCAGGCCAGGCCTCCCGCATTGACTGGAACAAGGTCGATGAAACCATTCGGCAAAGGCGCGGCGTCCCGGTGCCTGTTCTACGGGGCTGA
- a CDS encoding HPF/RaiA family ribosome-associated protein has protein sequence MEQPTEIIFRNMEPSSFVRARVEEEVDRLERYFDRIQSCQVMIEAPHKHHRKGREYHVAVHMALPKGRNVDVTHTGRKDKAHEDVYVAIRDAFKAATRQLQDTSNVMAGKVKTHDTPEHGHVRTLFPDRGYGFIQSSDGREIYFHRNSVAEGSFDALHQGDDVRFVSTEGESAEGPQASTVIPIGKHHLTD, from the coding sequence ATGGAACAGCCTACCGAAATCATTTTTCGAAATATGGAACCCTCCAGCTTCGTGCGGGCACGTGTAGAAGAAGAGGTCGACAGACTGGAACGGTATTTTGACCGGATACAATCCTGTCAGGTCATGATCGAGGCCCCGCACAAGCATCACCGGAAAGGACGTGAATATCACGTTGCGGTACATATGGCCCTGCCCAAAGGCCGGAACGTGGATGTCACCCACACCGGACGGAAAGACAAGGCGCATGAAGATGTCTATGTCGCCATCCGGGACGCATTCAAGGCGGCGACCCGACAATTGCAGGACACATCGAATGTCATGGCGGGAAAGGTAAAAACCCATGACACCCCCGAACACGGCCATGTCCGGACCCTCTTCCCCGATCGCGGATACGGCTTCATCCAGTCCAGCGATGGCCGCGAGATTTATTTCCACCGCAACAGCGTGGCCGAAGGTTCCTTCGATGCTCTCCACCAGGGTGATGACGTCAGGTTTGTTTCCACCGAGGGCGAAAGTGCGGAAGGCCCGCAGGCCAGTACTGTCATCCCCATCGGGAAACATCACCTGACAGACTGA
- the atpD gene encoding F0F1 ATP synthase subunit beta, whose translation MVEKAEHSASQDAMSGGLVARVDGSVVDIRFPDGQLPPINNAVEINWDLPDRLIAEVHQHLSPEIVRAVALRETAGLSCGVPARDLGSSIQIPAGDAVLGRMINVIGDPIDHLDAFPDDCPRSPIHQKPLPISQFKRGRSPFFTGIKVIDLLAPLARGGKGAMFGGAGVGKTVLIMELIHSTIEKYGGISVFAGIGERSREGHELWLELKKSGVLERTALVFGQMNEPPGARWRVGLAALAVAEYFRDQQHKDVLFLVDNIFRFIQAGSEVSGLLGRLPSRVGYQPTLATEIAELEERIASVEDAAVTSIQAVYVPADDFTDPAVAETFTHLDSAIVLSRDMASQGLYPAIDPLTSTSVMLDARIVGERHYDIAEEVRRSIEHYRELQEIISLLGMEELSAADRLAVNRARKLVRFLTQPFEITSQFTGRPGVTVKLEDTLAGCSAILEGETDDWSESSLYMIGTLDDARQKEAET comes from the coding sequence ATGGTAGAAAAAGCAGAGCATTCCGCATCGCAGGACGCAATGTCCGGCGGCCTTGTCGCGCGTGTCGATGGTTCTGTGGTGGATATCCGCTTTCCGGACGGCCAGTTACCGCCGATCAACAATGCCGTGGAAATCAACTGGGACTTGCCCGACCGGCTGATCGCGGAAGTCCACCAGCATTTAAGCCCCGAAATTGTGCGCGCGGTGGCCCTGCGGGAGACGGCCGGATTGTCTTGCGGGGTCCCGGCACGTGATCTCGGCAGCTCGATCCAGATCCCTGCAGGCGACGCGGTACTGGGCCGTATGATCAATGTGATTGGCGATCCTATCGATCATCTGGACGCATTCCCGGATGATTGTCCCCGCAGTCCCATTCATCAAAAGCCGTTGCCGATCTCGCAGTTCAAGCGCGGACGCAGCCCCTTTTTCACCGGGATCAAGGTGATCGACCTTCTGGCCCCCCTGGCGCGTGGTGGCAAAGGGGCCATGTTCGGTGGCGCAGGCGTGGGCAAGACCGTCCTGATCATGGAACTCATCCATTCAACAATCGAGAAATATGGCGGAATCTCTGTTTTTGCCGGTATCGGCGAGCGATCCCGCGAGGGACATGAATTATGGCTGGAGCTGAAGAAATCTGGCGTTCTGGAACGGACAGCCCTGGTCTTCGGCCAGATGAACGAACCGCCCGGCGCGCGCTGGCGTGTCGGCCTCGCAGCCCTTGCCGTGGCGGAATATTTCCGCGATCAGCAGCATAAAGACGTCCTGTTTCTGGTCGACAACATATTCCGATTTATCCAGGCGGGCAGCGAGGTATCCGGCCTGTTGGGCCGCCTCCCCTCACGCGTTGGCTATCAACCAACCCTCGCCACCGAAATCGCCGAGTTGGAGGAGAGGATCGCCTCCGTCGAGGATGCTGCCGTAACGTCTATCCAGGCGGTCTATGTCCCCGCCGACGATTTCACCGACCCTGCCGTGGCAGAGACCTTCACGCATCTGGATTCCGCCATCGTGCTCAGCCGCGACATGGCAAGCCAGGGCCTCTATCCCGCAATCGACCCGCTGACGTCCACCTCCGTAATGCTTGATGCGCGGATCGTCGGTGAGCGCCACTACGACATCGCCGAAGAGGTTCGCCGTTCGATCGAGCATTACCGCGAATTACAGGAGATCATCTCCCTCTTGGGAATGGAGGAATTAAGCGCAGCAGACAGACTGGCCGTCAACCGCGCCAGAAAGCTTGTCCGCTTTCTCACACAGCCTTTTGAAATAACATCGCAATTCACCGGACGCCCCGGTGTCACTGTAAAACTTGAAGACACTCTGGCGGGATGCAGCGCCATCCTTGAAGGGGAGACCGACGACTGGTCGGAAAGTTCGCTTTATATGATCGGAACACTGGACGACGCCCGGCAGAAGGAGGCGGAGACATGA
- a CDS encoding ABC transporter ATP-binding protein: protein MASKPVAFEIKELSKTYGSGRAAVHALRGVSLTVRRGEFLVLLGPSGSGKSTLLNIIGGLDSASSGSVYYEDQDLTHLADPALTRYRRNHVGFVFQFYNLMPGLTALENVELVVEIAPDPMPAEQALGLVGMSHRLDHFPAQLSGGEQQRVAIARALAKQPQVLLCDEPTGALDRDTGIGVLEALATVNREVGTTVLIVTHNAGVAAMADRVIRFVDGQVTKIDHNERKADAADIQW from the coding sequence ATGGCCAGCAAACCTGTTGCCTTTGAGATCAAGGAGTTGAGCAAGACCTATGGCAGTGGGCGGGCAGCCGTTCACGCACTTCGCGGGGTCAGCCTGACGGTCCGGCGTGGCGAATTCCTGGTCCTGCTTGGCCCGTCGGGCAGCGGCAAATCGACCTTGTTGAATATCATTGGCGGCCTGGACAGCGCCTCTTCCGGCTCAGTCTACTACGAAGACCAGGACCTTACCCATCTGGCCGACCCCGCCCTGACCCGCTATCGACGCAACCATGTCGGTTTTGTCTTTCAGTTCTATAATCTGATGCCGGGCCTGACGGCGCTGGAAAACGTGGAACTGGTGGTGGAAATCGCCCCGGACCCGATGCCTGCGGAACAGGCCCTCGGCCTGGTGGGCATGTCGCACCGCCTGGACCATTTCCCGGCACAGCTTTCCGGCGGGGAGCAGCAACGCGTCGCCATCGCCAGGGCACTGGCAAAGCAACCGCAGGTCCTGCTTTGCGACGAGCCGACCGGTGCCCTTGACCGCGACACAGGTATCGGTGTTCTGGAAGCACTGGCAACGGTCAACCGGGAAGTCGGCACAACAGTCCTGATTGTTACCCATAATGCAGGCGTGGCCGCCATGGCCGACCGCGTCATTCGTTTCGTCGACGGTCAGGTGACAAAAATCGATCATAACGAACGGAAGGCAGATGCCGCTGACATTCAGTGGTAA
- the groL gene encoding chaperonin GroEL (60 kDa chaperone family; promotes refolding of misfolded polypeptides especially under stressful conditions; forms two stacked rings of heptamers to form a barrel-shaped 14mer; ends can be capped by GroES; misfolded proteins enter the barrel where they are refolded when GroES binds), with the protein MTATDVRFSSTAREKLLHGVNIMANAVKATLGPKGRNVLIRHSYGSPRISKDGVTVAKSIELPDIIEDMGAQMLREVAVKTSQLAGDGTATATVLAQAIVQEGIKAIVAGMNPMDLKRGIDSAVDAIVEDLKRRSRPVSTSAEIAQVGTISANGEAEIGKILAEAMEKVGNEGAITIEEAKSRETELEVVEGLQFDRGYMSPYFVTNEEKMICELDEPYILLHEKKVTGLQTLVPLLESIAQSGRPILMIVEDLDTEVLATLVVNRLRGGLKVSAVKAPGFGDRRKAMLQDLATVTGGEVISEDLGIKLENVTIDMLGTAQRVVISKDETTIIGGSGRSADIEARCKQIRTQVDQASSDYDREKLQERLAKLSGGVAIIRVGGATETEVKERKDRVDDAMHATRAAVEEGIVAGGGVALLYGINTLGALAPANRDQQVGIEIVRRAIRAPCQTIASNGGYDGAVVVGRLLETNDENYGFDAQSGTYGNMITTGIIDPTKVMRLALQDAASVAGLLITTEVVVADMPETQHNPPHGMTEAY; encoded by the coding sequence ATGACAGCAACAGACGTGAGATTCAGCAGCACAGCGCGTGAAAAACTGCTGCACGGTGTCAACATAATGGCGAATGCCGTGAAGGCGACCTTGGGGCCCAAAGGCCGGAACGTCCTGATCCGGCACAGCTATGGCAGCCCGCGTATCAGCAAGGATGGCGTAACGGTCGCAAAGTCAATCGAACTGCCCGATATCATAGAAGATATGGGGGCCCAGATGCTGCGCGAGGTCGCGGTGAAAACCAGCCAGTTGGCCGGCGACGGCACCGCCACCGCCACGGTCCTGGCCCAGGCTATTGTCCAAGAAGGCATCAAGGCGATTGTTGCGGGCATGAACCCCATGGACCTGAAACGCGGGATCGACAGCGCCGTCGATGCGATTGTGGAAGACCTGAAACGTCGGTCCCGACCTGTGTCCACATCCGCGGAAATCGCACAGGTGGGAACCATTTCGGCCAATGGAGAGGCCGAAATAGGTAAAATCCTGGCAGAGGCAATGGAAAAGGTTGGCAACGAAGGGGCTATCACAATTGAGGAGGCAAAGTCGCGCGAGACCGAACTGGAAGTGGTCGAGGGACTGCAATTCGACCGGGGCTATATGTCGCCCTATTTCGTGACCAATGAAGAGAAGATGATTTGTGAACTGGACGAACCTTATATCCTGCTTCACGAAAAGAAGGTAACCGGCCTACAAACCCTTGTGCCCTTGCTGGAATCCATTGCCCAAAGCGGTCGCCCGATCCTGATGATCGTGGAAGACCTCGACACTGAGGTTCTTGCCACCCTGGTCGTAAACAGGTTGCGGGGCGGACTGAAGGTGTCTGCGGTCAAGGCCCCCGGTTTCGGCGACCGCCGCAAAGCGATGTTGCAGGACCTCGCCACCGTGACGGGTGGTGAAGTCATCTCCGAAGACCTTGGTATCAAGTTGGAAAATGTGACCATTGATATGTTGGGCACCGCCCAGCGGGTGGTGATCTCCAAGGATGAAACCACCATCATCGGCGGCTCCGGGCGCAGCGCGGATATCGAGGCCCGCTGTAAACAGATCCGCACACAGGTTGACCAGGCCAGTTCCGATTATGATCGTGAAAAACTGCAGGAGCGCCTTGCGAAATTGTCCGGTGGTGTCGCGATCATTCGTGTCGGAGGGGCGACGGAAACCGAAGTCAAGGAACGCAAGGACCGCGTCGATGACGCCATGCATGCAACCCGTGCCGCCGTTGAGGAGGGCATCGTCGCAGGCGGCGGCGTGGCCCTTCTTTACGGCATAAACACCCTGGGTGCATTGGCCCCGGCCAACCGGGATCAACAGGTCGGGATCGAAATTGTCCGCCGCGCCATCAGGGCTCCCTGCCAAACAATCGCCAGCAATGGCGGCTACGACGGCGCGGTTGTTGTGGGCCGTCTGCTGGAGACGAATGACGAAAACTACGGCTTTGACGCCCAGTCTGGAACTTACGGCAATATGATCACCACCGGTATCATCGACCCGACGAAAGTCATGCGACTGGCGCTGCAGGACGCGGCCTCTGTCGCGGGCCTCCTGATTACGACAGAGGTGGTGGTTGCCGACATGCCGGAAACACAGCACAATCCGCCCCATGGCATGACAGAGGCATACTGA